In Populus alba chromosome 1, ASM523922v2, whole genome shotgun sequence, a single window of DNA contains:
- the LOC118055425 gene encoding sodium/proton antiporter 1, translated as MASLSIGTHHLQTANQLKKHSFHSISSTPLSSLPYKSSFGSSLCKLRGSRILGNRLLPRAEDKAKGSSSPPPSSSNERQGQQPNIDNPLQDLEPTSGSCDPLCSLDETSSQDFEANYQPRTDLVKALAVFAAAATGAVAINHSWVAANQDLAMALLFGIGYAGIIFEEFLAFNKSGVGLLMAVSLWVVRSIGAPSPDIAVSELTHASAEVSEIVFFLLGAMTIVEIVDAHQGFKLVTDIITTRKPRTLLWVVGFVTFLLSSVLDNLTSTIVMVSLLRKLVPPSEYRKLLGAVVVIAANAGGAWTPIGDVTTTMLWIHGQISTLPTMKDLLVPSVVSLAVPLSLLSLTSEVNGKGPDTPNVLASEQMAPRGQLVFSVGIGALIFVPVFKALTGLPPFMGMLLGLGVLWILTDAIHYGESEGQKLKVPQALSRIDTQGALFFLGILLSVSSLEAAGLLRELANYLDAHIPNIELIASAIGVVSAIIDNVPLVAATMGMYDLSSFPQDHEFWQLVAYCAGTGGSMLVIGSAAGVAFMGMEKVDFFWYLRKVSGFAFAGYAAGIAAYLTVHNFSISLPTALAELPFLPGS; from the exons ATGGCATCCCTCTCAATTGGGACACACCATTTGCAAACAGCAAACCAACTCAAGAAACATTCTTTCCACTCTATTTCTTCCACTCCTCTATCCTCACTACCTTACAAGTCTTCTTTTGGTTCTTCTTTGTGTAAATTAAGAGGTTCAAGAATTCTTGGTAATAGACTACTTCCTAGAGCTGAAGACAAGGCTAAAGGGTCATCATCACCAcctccttcttcttcaaatGAGCGACAAGGTCAACAGCCCAACATTGATAACCCGCTTCAG GATTTGGAACCAACATCCGGATCGTGTGACCCTTTGTGCTCACTTGATGAAACAAGCTCACAAGATTTTGAAGCCAACTACCAGCCGAGAACTGATTTGGTGAAAGCTCTTGCAGTTTTTGCTGCAGCTGCAACAGGGGCAGTGGCAATCAACCATTCATGGGTTGCAGCCAATCAG GATCTTGCTATGGCATTGCTTTTTGGAATAGGATATGCAGGCATTATTTTTGAAGAGTTTCTAGCCTTCAATAAAAGTGGAGTGGGATTATTGATGGCTGTGAGTTTATGGGTAGTACGAAGCATTGGG GCTCCTTCACCTGATATAGCTGTTTCAGAGCTGACACATGCTTCTGCAGAAGTCagtgaaatagtttttttcctgCTTGGTGCAATGACCATCGTAGAGATAGTTGATGCTCACCAAGGATTTAAGCTGGTTACTGACATTATAACTACTCGAAAGCCGAGGACTCTCCTTTGGGTG GTTGGTTTTGTGACATTTCTTCTTAGTTCAGTCCTCGACAACCTGACATCTACCATTGTCATGGTTTCCTTATTGAGGAAATTAGTACCTCCATCAGAATACCGCAA GCTTCTTGGAGCTGTTGTTGTGATTGCAGCAAATGCTGGTGGTGCATGGACTCCTATTGGTGATGTTACAACCACCATGCTATGGATACATGGGCAGATATCAACATTGCCAACCATGAAG GACTTGCTTGTACCCTCTGTTGTTTCTCTTGCTGTCCCACTGTCTCTATTGTCCTTAACTAG TGAAGTTAATGGAAAGGGACCGGACACGCCGAATGTTTTGGCATCTGAGCAGATGGCTCCTCGAGGACAGCTTGTTTTCTCTGTGGGTATTGGAGCTTTAATTTTTGTCCCAGTGTTCAAGGCCCTGACTGGATTGCCTCCCTTCATGGGTATGCTGCTTGGGCTTGGAGTTCTTTGGATTCTCACAGATGCTATTCATTATGGTGAATCAGAAGGGCAAAAGTTAAAAGTACCACAGGCTTTATCACGAATCGACACTCAAGGAGCCCTTTTCTTCCTTGGAATCCTTTTATCTGTGAGCAG TCTGGAGGCAGCAGGGCTTCTTCGTGAACTGGCAAATTACCTTGATGCGCATATTCCAAATATAGAACTGATTGCAAGTGCAATCGGAGTTGTGTCAGCAATTATAGACAATGTTCCACTGGTTGCAGCAACAATGGGAATGTATGATCTCTCCTCTTTCCCGCAAGATCATGAGTTCTGGCAGTTGGTTGCATATTGTGCTGGCACTGGTGGTTCCATGCTAGTTATTGGCTCTGCCGCTGGAGTTGCTTTTATGGGGATGGAAAAAGTGGACTTCTTTTGGTACCTGCGGAAG gTGAGCGGTTTTGCCTTCGCCGGTTATGCTGCTGGTATTGCTGCCTACTTGACAGTTCATAACTTCAGCATCTCCCTACCCACGGCTCTAGCTGAGCTTCCTTTCCTCCCAGGTTCATAA
- the LOC118055439 gene encoding ADP-ribosylation factor 2 isoform X2: MGAIISRFARRFLPKTEVRILMVGLDASGKTTILYKLKLGEIVLTVPTIGFNVETVVYKNISFTVWDVGGQQKIRHLWRHYFQSAHGLIFVVDSNDRRRILEARNELHCILSHIELKDAILLVFANKQDVPDAMPVSEVADKLGLPTLEQRHWYIQSSSATSGRGLYEGLDWLSNNISNKAT, encoded by the exons ATGGGCGCGATCATATCCCGATTTGCAAGAAGGTTCCTTCCTAAGACTGAAGTTAGGATTCTCATGGTGGGGCTTGATGCATCTGGGAAAACAACAATTCTGTACAAGCTGAAGCTGGGAGAAATTGTTCTAACGGTACCCACGATTG GTTTTAATGTGGAGACAGTGGTGTACAAAAATATAAGTTTCACGGTATGGGATGTAGGAGGACAACAAAAG ATTCGGCATCTATGGAGACACTACTTTCAGAGTGCCCATGGACTTATCTTTGTCGTGGACAGCAATGATAGGAGGAGAATTTTGGAAGCACGAAATGAGCTACATTGCATTTTATCTCAT ATCGAACTAAAGGATGCAATACTGCTCGTCTTTGCTAACAAGCAGGATGTCCCAGATGCTATGCCTGTTTCTGAGGTTGCTGATAAGCTTGGACTACCTACTCTTGAACAGCGTCACTG GTACATTCAAAGCTCTTCTGCGACTTCGGGGCGTGGACTCTATGAAGGTCTAGACTGGCTATCTAACAACATCTCTAACAAGGCAACATAA
- the LOC118055439 gene encoding ADP-ribosylation factor 2 isoform X1 has translation MGAIISRFARRFLPKTEVRILMVGLDASGKTTILYKLKLGEIVLTVPTIGICPHKLFTFHDTKLASGLSCFNVETVVYKNISFTVWDVGGQQKIRHLWRHYFQSAHGLIFVVDSNDRRRILEARNELHCILSHIELKDAILLVFANKQDVPDAMPVSEVADKLGLPTLEQRHWYIQSSSATSGRGLYEGLDWLSNNISNKAT, from the exons ATGGGCGCGATCATATCCCGATTTGCAAGAAGGTTCCTTCCTAAGACTGAAGTTAGGATTCTCATGGTGGGGCTTGATGCATCTGGGAAAACAACAATTCTGTACAAGCTGAAGCTGGGAGAAATTGTTCTAACGGTACCCACGATTGGTATCTGCCCCCATAAACTCTTCACTTTCCATGACACAAAACTGGCTTCTGGTCTATCTT GTTTTAATGTGGAGACAGTGGTGTACAAAAATATAAGTTTCACGGTATGGGATGTAGGAGGACAACAAAAG ATTCGGCATCTATGGAGACACTACTTTCAGAGTGCCCATGGACTTATCTTTGTCGTGGACAGCAATGATAGGAGGAGAATTTTGGAAGCACGAAATGAGCTACATTGCATTTTATCTCAT ATCGAACTAAAGGATGCAATACTGCTCGTCTTTGCTAACAAGCAGGATGTCCCAGATGCTATGCCTGTTTCTGAGGTTGCTGATAAGCTTGGACTACCTACTCTTGAACAGCGTCACTG GTACATTCAAAGCTCTTCTGCGACTTCGGGGCGTGGACTCTATGAAGGTCTAGACTGGCTATCTAACAACATCTCTAACAAGGCAACATAA
- the LOC118055441 gene encoding uncharacterized protein, producing the protein MGGQEVRDAVAVLNAQEYLITKKNKLRSRQKKLKACDLSSLTEFLPELKSPRQSKPAAECKLNSKSRQKQILKEGKRLSMVLNHQAFQADPLGSIHQYYRANNLLRRRSRRLK; encoded by the exons ATGGGAGGTCAAG AGGTTAGAGATGCAGTTGCTGTTTTGAATGCTCAAGAGTACTTGATTACAAAG AAGAACAAGCTTCGAAGCCGACAGAAGAAATTGAAAGCATGTGACCTCTCTTCCCTCACAGAGTTCCTCCCTGAGTTGAAGTCTCCCCGGCAATCAAAACCTGCTGCTGAGTGtaaattgaattctaaatcaAGGCAAAAACAAAT ATTGAAGGAAGGGAAACGTTTGAGTATGGTTCTTAACCATCAGGCTTTCCAGGCAGATCCCCTGGGATCCATTCATCAATACTACCGAGCAAACAACCTGTTGCGGAGGAGAAGCCgaagattaaaataa
- the LOC118055424 gene encoding D-3-phosphoglycerate dehydrogenase 1, chloroplastic: MAATTSTAASSLLATKKNLSSLSLTSANKLPAFSPLLTSSRRQRFIVLSASLNSKPTVLVAEKLGEAGINLLKDFANVDCSYNLSPDELCTKISLCDAIIVRSGTKVSREVFESSGGRLKVVGRAGVGIDNVDLAAATEHGCLVVNAPTANTVAAAEHGIALMAAMARNVAQADASVKAGKWQRSKYVGVSLVGKTLAVMGFGKVGSEVARRAKGLGMHVIAHDPYAPADRARAIGVELVSFDEAIATADFISLHMPLTPATAKILNDETFAKMKKGVRIVNVARGGVIDEDALVRALDAGIVAQAALDVFTVEPPPQDSKLVQHERVTVTPHLGASTMEAQEGVAIEIAEAVVGALKGELASTSVNAPMVPAEVLTELKPYVELAEKLGRLAVQLVSGGSGVKDVKVTYASARAPDDLDTRVLRAMITKGLIEPISSVFVNLVNADFSAKQRGLRISEERILGDGSPESPLHFIQVQIANVESKFASAISENGEIKVEGRVKDGIPHLTKVGSFEVDVSLEGSIILCRQVDQPGMIGKVGSVLGAENVNVSFMSVGRIAPRKQAVMAIGVDEQPRKETLKKIGDIPAVEEFVFLKL; this comes from the exons ATGGCAGCCACCACCTCCACCGCCGCCTCCAGCCTCCTCGCGACCAAGAAAAACCTCTCCTCCCTCTCCCTCACCTCCGCCAACAAACTCCCCGCTTTCTCACCCCTCCTCACCTCCTCTCGCAGACAACGTTTCATAGTCCTTTCCGCAAGCCTAAACTCAAAGCCAACAGTCCTAGTTGCAGAAAAACTAGGAGAAGCGGGTATAAATCTTCTGAAAGACTTTGCAAACGTTGACTGCTCTTACAATCTAAGTCCAGATGAACTTTGTACTAAGATCTCACTCTGTGATGCGATTATTGTACGTAGCGGTACTAAAGTGAGTCGTGAAGTGTTTGAATCTTCTGGTGGTAGATTAAAGGTTGTTGGCAGAGCTGGTGTTGGTATTGATAATGTTGATCTTGCTGCTGCAACTGAACATGGATGTTTGGTTGTTAATGCTCCCACTGCTAATACCGTTGCTGCTGCAGAGCATGGGATTGCGCTGATGGCTGCAATGGCTAGAAATGTTGCTCAGGCTGATGCCTCTGTTAAAGCTG GAAAGTGGCAGAGGAGCAAATATGTGGGTGTGTCACTTGTTGGGAAAACGCTTGCTGTCATGGGATTTGGAAAGGTTGGATCAGAGGTTGCTAGGCGTGCTAAGGGGCTTGGCATGCATGTGATTGCTCATGATCCATATGCCCCAGCAGATCGTGCTCGGGCAATCGGTGTGGAGCTTGTGAGCTTTGATGAAGCCATAGCAACTGCAGATTTCATCTCCTTGCACATGCCACTCACTCCTGCTACAGCAAAAATCCTCAATGATGAGACTTTTGCAAAGATGAAGAAAGGAGTTAGGATTGTCAATGTTGCTCGCGGAGGAGTAATTGATGAAGATGCCCTAGTAAGGGCATTGGATGCTGGAATTGTTGCTCAGGCAGCACTTGATGTTTTCACCGTGGAGCCTCCTCCACAAGACAGCAAGTTGGTGCAGCATGAGAGGGTCACTGTCACCCCACATCTTGGTGCTAGTACTATGGAAGCTCAG GAAGGTGTGGCTATTGAAATAGCAGAAGCTGTTGTTGGAGCCTTGAAAGGGGAACTTGCTTCTACTTCTGTCAATGCACCAATGGTGCCTGCTGAG GTTCTGACCGAGCTGAAACCATATGTTGAGCTTGCTGAGAAGCTTGGGAGACTGGCTGTTCAGCTAGTGTCAGGTGGAAGTGGTGTGAAAGATGTAAAAGTGACTTATGCTTCTGCTAGGGCTCCCGATGACCTTGACACCAGGGTGCTCCGTGCAATGATCACCAAGGGTCTGATCGAGCCCATATCCAGTGTTTTTGTGAACTTGGTTAATGCTGATTTCAGCGCTAAACAGAGGGGACTAAGAATAAGTGAAGAACGCATTCTTGGAGATGGTTCGCCCGAGAGTCCACTTCACTTTATCCAGGTTCAAATCGCTAATGTGGAATCAAAATTCGCCAGTGCCATAtctgagaatggggagattaaGGTCGAGGGACGAGTGAAGGATGGAATTCCCCATTTGACCAAGGTTGGATCTTTTGAGGTGGATGTGAGCTTGGAAGGTAGCATTATACTATGCCGACAAGTTGATCAGCCAGGTATGATTGGCAAGGTTGGAAGCGTGTTGGGAGCAGAGAATGTCAATGTCAGCTTCATGAGTGTTGGAAGGATTGCTCCACGAAAGCAAGCTGTCATGGCAATTGGAGTTGATGAGCAACCCCGCAAAGAAACTTTGAAAAAGATTGGCGATATCCCAGCCGTTGAAGAGTTTGTCTTCCTCAAGTTATAG
- the LOC118055440 gene encoding stress enhanced protein 1, chloroplastic, translating to MAAVAQVTASLSLSIHDASAVGSSRTHLPISRLPTFTFARNGTTFATGSPFLISRTSYQKKAAGRATFVSVRCEQNTQDGSSVDVWIGRLAMVAFAGAIGVEIATGKGLLENFGLTNPLPTVALAVTGLMGVLAAVFIFQSASKN from the exons ATGGCTGCAGTAGCTCAAGTCACTgcttctctttccctctccatTCACG ATGCTAGTGCTGTTGGCTCATCTAGAACCCACCTTCCCATTTCTCGATTGCCCACTTTTACTTTTGCACGAAATGGGACTACTTTCGCTACTGGGTCTCCATTTT TGATATCAAGAACTTCTTATCAGAAAAAGGCTGCTGGGAGAGCAACGTTTGTTTCTGTAAGATGTGAGCAAAATACCCAGGATGGCAGCAGTGTGGATGTATGGATTGGACGGCTTGCAATGGTTGCCTTTGCTGGGGCCATCGGTGTTGAAATAGCCACGGGCAAAGGACTTTTGGAG AATTTTGGACTCACAAACCCCTTGCCTACGGTGGCCTTGGCAGTCACTGGATTGATGGGTGTTTTGGCAGCTGTGTTTATCTTCCAATCGGCATCTAAGAATTGA